TCCTCGAAGGCCTCCAGCAGCTCCGTCCTGCGGCGAGCCGACAGCGTCGTCGTCCACATGGTGGGCAGCGACCAGCTCTGGCTCGCACAGCTCGGGGCCACCAGCGGGGTCGACCGCTTCGCCGACACGAGCGCCTGGACGCGGTTGGCCACGGGCGAACCGGTCTTCTCGGCAGCTCCTGCGTGGGTGCGGGGAAAGGTGGTCTCCCGCATCGAGGCGGGGGAGGCCTCGATCCTCGTCGTCCACGCGGTGTCGGCGGCCGTGCCCGAGGGGGCCGCCGAGCCCGTGCCGGCTCCGCTCGTCTACCACTCGCGGTCCTGGCACCGGCTCGACGAACGTTCGAAGTTGGCGTAATCCGGGTTGCGGTTCCCGCGCCGGGTCCGACGGCCCTGCTCGTTCCCGCCGCGGCGGCTACGGCGCGCCGGTGAGGTTGCGCATCACCGCGTGGAGCTGCGGCGGGGTCAGCGGGGCGGCCGGGAGCGGGTGGGCGGCTTCGGTGCGCAGGCCGTCGAGGGTGAAGGCGATGCCGCGGCGCCAGCCGTCGGAGGCCGCGTCCGTGAAGGCCCGGGCCAGCAGGCCATTGGTGCCGAAGACGAACAGTAGGTCCTCTTTGGTGAAGTCGGGGCGCAGGGCGCCGGCCTCCTGGGCTCGCCGGATGATGCGCGTGGAGGCGGCGTCGGTGCTCTCGCAGACAGCCATCAGGCGTTCGGCGTCCGGATAGCTGCCGGTGACCACGTCCCTGATTACGGGATCGGTGACCTGGAGTTCGCACATCTTCTCGATGTAGTACCTGAATCCGTCCCAGGCGTCATCACTGGTCAGGGCCTCTTCGGCGACCTTGTCGAGCCGGTCCGCGACCAGCTCGGCGACCACCTCGTCGATGAGCGCCTCGCGGCTGCCGAAGAGGTTGTAGAGCGTGCCGTGGCTCACGCCTGCCCTGCGGGCGATCTCCTTCAGCGGGACCTTGAGGCCGCGCTCACGGAAGAGTTCGGCTGCCGCGGTTCGCAGCTTCTCCGCGTTGCGTTGCGCGTCGGCCCGCATCCGGCGCCCTCCTGGTCGTGTAAGCGGCGTCCATGGTCGCATTCTCGAGCACCTTAGAACTTGACCTGTGGGTCAAGTTCGATGGTAGCGTCGGAGCTGAAGTTGACCCTTGGGTCAAGATATCTCGCGGCAAGGAGAACTCCGTGTCCAAAGTGATCGCCGTCTTCGGGGCCGGTACCGGCCTGGGCCTTTCCGTCGCCCGCCGCTTCGGCCAGGAAGGCTTCCGCGTCGCCCTGGTGGCCCGCCGCAGGGAGCGGCTCGACGCCCTCGTCGCACAGCTCGCCGACGAGGGCGTCGAGGCCGTCGCCTTCCCCGCCGACCTGTCCGACCCCGAGGGGGTTCCCGCCCTGCTGGACGCCATCCGCGGCCACTTCGGGCGGATCGACGTCGTCGAGTACGGGCCGATCGGAGCCGAGCAGGCCTTCACGTCCGCCGCCCAACTGGACGCGGCCACTCTGGAAAAGATCTCCCGGGTACTCCTCCTGACTCCGGTGGAGGTGTTCCGCTCCGTGCTGCCGGAGATGACGGACCGCGGCGACGGCGCCCTCCTGATGACCACCGGCTACTCGGCCGTGCAGGGCGTGCCTCACCTCAGCGGCCCGGGCCCGGCGATGTCCGCAGCCCGCAACTACGTGTACGCGCTCAACGGCGAACTCGCCGGTACCGGCGTCTATGCCGGCACCCTCACCATCGCCGCCATGATCACCGGCAGTGAGGCGGCCGAGGCAACCGCCAAGGGTGACATCGAGCTTCCGGACAATGGTGTGGAGTTCCCCGTCGTCCACCCGGACGAACTCGCCGAGCACTACTGGGACATGTACACCCGGCGTGACCGCGTCGAGCAGGCTCACCCCGTGGAGTTGACCCCGCAGACCGCTGTCCCGGCGTTCACCGCGCAGGCCGACGCCACCGCGTAAGCGGACGGCAGTGGCCGCCTGGTGGGGCGTAGACAGCCGCCGGGTGCAGGTCATCAGCGACTGACTGTTGTCGTCCTCAGCTGGCAGCGCGACCATCACCAGTAACCAGATATCCAACATCCGCGCATGAATATGCATTCGGTTGAAAGGGGACGCTGGTGACACTCGCCTACGACGTCGGCCGAAAAGCCGCCGCGGTGCCCGACCGCCTCGGCGCCGACACGCTGTCGGCGTTCGAACTGTGTCGGGACACCGACCTCGCCGTGGTCACCAGAACGCTCGACGACGTCCTCGTCTGTCCCGGCAGTTGGGAGTTGCTGAGTCCCGGCGCCGAGCCGGAGCCGTCAGTCGTCCGGGCCGTTGAGCTGACGCATCTGACGCTCTGCTCCGTCCAGTTCGGAACCGAGGTGCGGATCGTGATCGACCCGATTCAGGCGTACCACGTCACCGTGCCGATCACCGGTCAACTGCTGTGCCACTTCGGCTCTCGCGACGTCACCGTCGGTCCCGGCCTTGCCTCCGCGGTGACCACCGGCAACCCCGCGTTCATGCCGCACTGGAGCGCGGGGGCCGAAGTCCTCTGCATCAAGATCCGGCAGGACGCGCTGGAGAGCGAGCTGGCAGCGATGATCGGCCGACCGGTCCGACCGCCCGTGCGGCTCGGAATAGGGCTCGATCTCACCACGCCCGCGGGCCAGAGCTGGCTCTCCGTGCTCGGTTTGCTGCTGAACGACCTCGCGACACCGGACAGCCTCTCCCGCACCTCGAAACATCATCGCGAGCAGTTGGAGCGGTTGGTCGTCAGCACGCTCCTGCGCGCACAGCCGCACGACTACTCGGGCGACGTGTGGAGCGGGCAGGCGCCGGCGCGCTGGTCGTCGGTCAAGCGTGCCGTCGAGGCCATTGACGATGCCCCGGAACTGGCCTGGACGCTGACGTGGCTCGCGGAGGTGGCGGGGGTGAGCGGGCGCCGCCTGCAGCAGGGGTTCCACGCTCAGCTCGGGATGTCCCCGATGAAGTACCTGCAGAACGTTCGTCTCGAAAGAGTGCATCGCGATCTCCTGAACGATGCGGGACCGGTCGGCGACCTCTGCACACGCTGGGGATTCACACACCTCGGGCGATTCGCCGGTGCCTACCGCGAACGGTACGGCGAACCTCCGTCGCAGACCCGCCGTCGTAGCCGGTCGGTCCCGGTCTGACCAAACTTTCGCATCCCGGATCGTCCGCTTCGGAATCCGGATCGCACGGCATCGCCGGCCCGCTGAGACTTGCGCAATCGACTGTCAACGCGGACAGGAGCCTCCGATGCCCGAAACACTCAGCCAGTCAGCCGACCGCACGGCAACCGACGCCGACCTCCTCGCGAGGGCGACGGGCCTGCGTGAACTGCTCCGCAAGGAGGCTGCCGCCGGGGACGAGCAGCGCAACATCACCGATACCGCAGTTGCCGCGCTGCGCAACGCGGGTATGTTCCGGCTCGGCACGCCCAGGCGGTGGGGCGGCTATCAGGCAGGCATGCGGA
The nucleotide sequence above comes from Streptomyces sp. N50. Encoded proteins:
- a CDS encoding flavin reductase family protein, which translates into the protein MTTFAIPSPAHPPIHLTAAERAESLPAETFRSAFRMHPSGVAVVTADLGGRPVAITVSSLASVSAEPPLIVFSVSSKASSSSVLRRADSVVVHMVGSDQLWLAQLGATSGVDRFADTSAWTRLATGEPVFSAAPAWVRGKVVSRIEAGEASILVVHAVSAAVPEGAAEPVPAPLVYHSRSWHRLDERSKLA
- a CDS encoding SDR family NAD(P)-dependent oxidoreductase, whose product is MSKVIAVFGAGTGLGLSVARRFGQEGFRVALVARRRERLDALVAQLADEGVEAVAFPADLSDPEGVPALLDAIRGHFGRIDVVEYGPIGAEQAFTSAAQLDAATLEKISRVLLLTPVEVFRSVLPEMTDRGDGALLMTTGYSAVQGVPHLSGPGPAMSAARNYVYALNGELAGTGVYAGTLTIAAMITGSEAAEATAKGDIELPDNGVEFPVVHPDELAEHYWDMYTRRDRVEQAHPVELTPQTAVPAFTAQADATA
- a CDS encoding helix-turn-helix domain-containing protein, encoding MRADAQRNAEKLRTAAAELFRERGLKVPLKEIARRAGVSHGTLYNLFGSREALIDEVVAELVADRLDKVAEEALTSDDAWDGFRYYIEKMCELQVTDPVIRDVVTGSYPDAERLMAVCESTDAASTRIIRRAQEAGALRPDFTKEDLLFVFGTNGLLARAFTDAASDGWRRGIAFTLDGLRTEAAHPLPAAPLTPPQLHAVMRNLTGAP
- a CDS encoding AraC family transcriptional regulator, with translation MTLAYDVGRKAAAVPDRLGADTLSAFELCRDTDLAVVTRTLDDVLVCPGSWELLSPGAEPEPSVVRAVELTHLTLCSVQFGTEVRIVIDPIQAYHVTVPITGQLLCHFGSRDVTVGPGLASAVTTGNPAFMPHWSAGAEVLCIKIRQDALESELAAMIGRPVRPPVRLGIGLDLTTPAGQSWLSVLGLLLNDLATPDSLSRTSKHHREQLERLVVSTLLRAQPHDYSGDVWSGQAPARWSSVKRAVEAIDDAPELAWTLTWLAEVAGVSGRRLQQGFHAQLGMSPMKYLQNVRLERVHRDLLNDAGPVGDLCTRWGFTHLGRFAGAYRERYGEPPSQTRRRSRSVPV